ttgaatggggataacccacaaagaatccgatataggataaatgattcccgcatcaagtaatttcataacctacGTTTTTACAACTGCTTGCAagtgggggtttagtctcctttgcCCTTGAATGGTGGGCCTGTGGTCTTCTTGTaaatgaatcctatgcatgcaaaaattggggcttatccccttaaggtcatctagactataacctatagccttttcatgttgttttaacacatcaagcaaactttccaattgattctcatcaagttttacattaacaatcacgggttttgttttagactcatcaaggtaagcatacttcaaatttgggggaaggacttttagagttggagtttgtacctcactttctaccaTTGAAAGTTCACTAAGGAcatgctccatctccattatacATTCCGTCCTCATGGCATATTCGATTTGTTCCTCAAGCTCCTCATACCCATcgtactcaaattccatgacaaattcgTCTAGCTCTTCATCTTGTATGGTATGATCTTTGGTCACTTGTTCTTCTttagtggattgtgatgcttcctcgagaatgtcatttattaatacggattgctcataggtgagctctttgttggctagagtgGCTTCAACGAGATCTACTTCTAATTCCCCATGCTtattttggcctcacttgcttctaaggcttccaatgcttgcaaagggtctttgatgaaaGTAGTACTCATATATATGGTCCTCTACACAAAAATCTATAATATCCGTCTTGCAAACTACactaagagaaaaaggtgagaagtaccttgaggaagtgctctccctcaaggtaaagaaagacacaactaaaaacaattaataaaaatcaaaacaatttaacaccgtccccggcaatggcgccatttttggttcggttcaaactcgtcgtcaaaagctaccaaccaaaacaatagcTATGTTTTAGGGTTTCACAATTTGGGTTTAggtgatgtgtaatctaaactaatcaacaaaataaaagtaaagtaaagaaaaaaaaaagcaaaacaaTTAAAAGGagtttgtaaacaaatgattaaaagtactagggtgtcattggttcataggggattcatgggagtagatcatacaaacatgttctcaattagatgcaagcacttattgttgtgatgggatcgagttagtgtatatcttacaatccctaagaaggtttgggtcccggagccgagtcatctagactgtacaacacctacaagtcgacttaatccttcctattcaactctatgcatggtataatgaggctcgagttggtttatatcttacaagcctcattgaagagataagggatggatcaaaaaatgtaaggattcataggctcgcatttcatcaaacataacatgtgcataagttgaaatcacaacaagcaagcaaattaattatgagaacatattagattaagcataaatcaatccccatgtttgtttcccctaattccccattaaccctagctaaagaactactcactcatgatcaagtttagcatgctaataaggttgtcaatcatactaacaatgcaaaacatgatgaataaatgaaagtgattaacaataattaaacaaaggtaaagaggaattatacctatgaagatgattccaaattataataaagcaaagaataatagaagtacttggtgattgatggaaggttgtcaatcctccaaataaagcaaaataatcttctaattacccaaataaaaggaagaacaatagagaaattaaggaaagattaagatgtgattaatattgagaaatgtattacaactaaattaagactaatttaagatgagattaagagagtattaagagttGATTGAGAGATgatgctaatctaagtagtacaaaggggtatttatactaaagattaggtacaaggattggagttactaagggcttaaatgactattaagaccctaagaaaacttgaggaaatgctactcccgaggaAAATGCGCGGATCCTCGTTGCTAGTCCTGCCACGACccgctcgtcccgtgctgtgGCATGGGCTGTTCTGTCttgggatccgctcggatcagggaGGGGACGCTCGAATCCTTGCTGCAcagtccgctcgtcctgggatCAAGCCGCTCGGATCTTGGTgttctgagacgctcggatcatgctcgGGCAGCTCGGATCCCAGGGTAGAGTGCTTCTCTTGTttagctccttaacaatccgcaaggatcgtgttgggatgcaaggatcttttcatcattgcccatttcactttatttatctacttaggcctctagtgtcggtcttctctttgatgcttggtcattagatgcgatccatttagctccatttcgcctcataaatgcaaggttagccatccttccctaccaaggagacaaaacctcaaagaatatgcaaaatgggaaactaaagatagtaaatgacccaaatatgtgctataaagcatgggaacgaggttaattcggggactaaatgtgctcaaatatgagtcatatCATGTGTTGTGTGTTTCTCGGTAATAATCTTGTGTCCTGGTCTTCCAAGAGCTAGGCCACCATTTCCCGGTCTAGTGTTGAGGCCGAATATCGTGGTATTGCTAACGATGTTGCCGAAACAAGCTGGCTCCGTAATCTACTCCTTGAGCTTCAGGTACCTATTTCACGTGCTACGCTTGTTTATTGCGATAATATTTCCGCTGTTTATCTTGCTTGCAACCCGGTTCAACATCAGCACACGAAGCATATTGAATTAGACATTCATTTTGTGCGTGAGAAAGTTCAAGTTGGAACTGTTCGTGTTCTTCATGTTCCTGCTGAGTATCAATATGCCGATATCTTTACTAAGGGACTTCCTCGGTTTCTCTTTAACCGTTTTCTATCAAGCTTGAGCGTCCGGCCTCCTTCCGCTCTAACTGCGGGGGCGTATTAGtgtaaatatgtaaatatttACTCATGATATTTAGCCTTGTAATTAGGAGATTCTTTGTATATTGTAACCCTATAATATCTTGTAAGCTATATCGTATCTTGTAAtcgagtcgggatccggtgagaactcctaaatatttgaggattgaggattagtgaatacaatatcacatgttcttcaatacaatatcacgaaaaatctgacctttgccaaaaaaaaaaaaaaaagaaaattaaaaaattaaaaaaagaaaattataattttttttttcacaggtgttttttttttgtgatattttatcaaataacctatgatattgtattgaagaacctctgatattgtaacgaaatcctcaatcctcaaaaagatagtgtatcctcacatgatctcattcctcttgtaatatatatatatatatatatatatcgtatGACCCTTTTCGATTACACATTCACACTTTCAAATCCATGATTGTCAACTTGtcatacaacaacaatcacaatcgaCCTATTCCTCTCTACAGTCTTTATACCACCAAAGTAAACAAATAACCGAAACAGATGGAGTATAATTAACCAAGTGTTGGTAAACCTAATTTTTTCATTTGGCTAGGGATTATAATGACATGGTATACCAAAGGTAGCATTCAATAAGTTTTGCGAATATTTCTAAATTAACGAGTTTTGGTTTTTTTAACATGCTTTACCCGATTGGCTTTCAGGCTGTTGGATTCAAGTGGCATgtatatgccccatcaataactAACATATTTCGGCAAAAAATAAATTATCTCGAATAATCTCATACACTGCCATTTCAAATCGTCaaaatacaaaaaacaaaaaaaaaacaaaaagaaacctAAATAGTTCTTGTGCCAAATGTTAACGGACATCTAGTGGCTTGACTTGTGAGAATTTGTGTTTGTTGAAACCTAAAGGGTGTGATGAGGCTACCTGTATAGTTTTGGATTTCCGACAATGAAACAAGTACGTACGTACAGTACTCGGTATAAGTTAACCAAGACTTAGCCGAAGACCGAAGTCAATCAAGTCTAAGTCTAAGCGGGCCACTAGCTGCCCCCCACAACCACTTCCTTTGGACTTTGTTAGTCGCATTCTATGAATAGTAAGTCTCCCTTATAATGACTATATTTATCAAAAATTATAGTGCAAAAGGACTAAGGAGTCCTAAATAATTTGTCTTTATCCATAAATATGGATTTTATTTGATCTGTCATAAGCTTGTGACAGATATTATTCgccacaaatgagaatttgtgttccaTGAATATTGTCTATGCTCATTTGTTAGTGTGGATTTTTAATGTAACTGTCATAAGTCGATTTTATACTATCATAGTCATTGACtcattcacaaattcttgtttgtgacggcacatatccgtcactcttgagtgacggataccattttacctcacaaagtacccattttttctctctctgcaacactattcatgtagtcccctttctccactaacccattttgttaccattttatctcacaaaatatccgccacaaatggtaacccgtcacaagggagaccaattgtgaCTCATTATACATTACAGTTATCGAgaaatttcttttttattttactTGGATTCTTCTTTATTATTAACCGGAACTATTCACAAACCTAATTTTCTCGTTAAATTAGTTGGCTATACAATAAAATGTTAAActaaatatattattatttctcatttccatATTATAAATTTAAGGGTGTTTATTTTCGCAGTATACATTTTACTTACCGCAGTACACTGTTGACGATTTTAACCCTCTCATTTACTCTCACCAAAAATAATGAATTGTACTacataaaaaagacaaaaaaaaggaAACTAAACGCATTTCTATTCCTACGGCAACCTCACCAACCGAAACCACCCACCCACCTCCACTGACCACCGGTAGTAGCGTCCACACTTGGTCGTCCCTCTCTCACGCCGCTCCGACAACGTCCGCATCCCGTTGCCAACTCACACGCACTCTCTTATGTCCCTATATACAGCCTCATGGCCACGCCTCCAACCCCACGCACCGTCCACAACACCGGCGATCCTCCCCTTGCCACCGTCCAACCACGCCACCAACCTACCATGTGCTAGAAACCAGTCCATAACCCTAATAAATCTCaaatcaaaaaccctaattaaacatctcaattaaaatgaaaacatgaaaaatcaatgatttgatcaatAAAATGTAATTTACAATTCCAATATTTGTTAATCAATCAAATTAGGATGTTTAATTGGCAAAATCTGATAGATTTGATCATTTGGGAGTACGTAGGGTTGGAGTTTGAGAAAGTTCAGCTTAATTTTTGGTTTTTTCGTAAAGGGTATGCAAATGAAAATAATTGCATAAaaagtactgtaatgagtaaaaaatgtactgcgaaaataaattatgaaatttaattactCTGTATTTCATATCATAACAAAAAGGAACTGCTATGAATATAAGAGTTGAAGTTATTACGAATATTTCCAAATTTAAGAGTCTTGTTACCATTAAAAAACAATTCTTATGTCACAAATAGTCTTTTTTATATCCCTAAACGTTTGGCATAAAACTGAAAATGCTTTCTTTTTAAtgattttacttttttttttcggtaCCAAAATTTAATCGCATCAGGTGACCCCTAACACTTTCAAATTAACGAGTTTTTTAACACGCTTAACTACAACATCAAGTTGTCACCAAAAAAAACTCATGATTAAATGTAAGAATTTCAGCATATTAAGTCTTGTAAGTGGTAACCATTAAAGAACATTTTTTATGTCTCAATAGTCTTTTTACATTGCCTTACAAAATGGGTTGAACACAAATTCCTGATCCAAAATGATGAACAAACCAATCTGTACGCTAAGAAAGACTTTAACTAACcggtccgtttttcttaagaccattgcttttggtctAAAATAAGACGGataacatgtcatcattttacaataaaatgttgttattttctgataacatgttaccattattgttcacatcattttcagggtaaaaaatgacacctctagtcataacattttgtgaattaattggttatattttcttaaaaaatgacaacattttatccgtctgacaaataagatcaaaagtgtccgtctgaaacaagaatttgtgttaacTAATAAAGCAATAATACTGTCACGACTTGGAAGAGTTGCAACATTTGACAATTCAAAACTTGACAAAGTCACGCAAATCCCAACCTAATTTCAATAATGTCACACCAAAACCCAACTATAAAACCCAAGAAATCGAAAACaacaatcatactaacataaacCATCATTCAAAAATCCCATTGCATGAACAAAATGTCACGTAGAAATTCCCATAATTTTCACCTTATTTACCTCTTGTTTACCCTTTCAACATTCTTCCAAGCAATCCTAGCAGTTGATTACACTGTAACCAACAATGCACCCACAACACAAGGTGGCATGGTTTTTAGTAACCAAATAGGTGACTCTTACGCACAACAAACCCTTTCAAGTGCCACAGACTTCATATGGCAAACATTCCAAGAAACCGACGTGTCGAACCAAAAATCCGTGGGCCAAGTTGACTTAATCGTTGTCCCTAGCCTACCCCCTAACGTCGTGGCTGAGACAGGTAACAATCAAATTCAATTTACCGCGGAGTACCTAGCAGGCTATAACGGGGACGTTAAAACGGAATTTACTGGGGTAATTTACCATGAAATGACCCATGTTTGGCAATGGAATGGTAATGGTCAAGCGAATGGTGGATTAATTGAAGGGATTGCTGATTATGTGAGGTTAAAAGCCGGGTATATAGCAAATGGGTGGGCCCAACCCGGAGACGGGTCGAAATGGGATGAAGGGTATAGTGTCACAGCTAGGTTCTTGGACTATTGTGATGGACTTATGAGTGGGTTTGTGGCCCAATTAAATAATAAGATGAAAGATGGTTATAGTGATGGTTTCTTTCAGGATTTGTTGGGGAAGAGTGTTGATCAGCTCTGGTCTGATTATAAGGCTATGTATGGTCATTAAATTATGGTACTAAATAGGTTATAATCTATTCTAATGTGTGTAAGGTTATAGGAGACCTGTCTCTTGGTGTAATTGATTTAACATGGAGATAAGTCGGGTGTATATCCGACATGTTATTTCGTCATTAGAGAAGTCACGAGTTGGTAAGGCAAAGTTGTTGTATCTATAAGCAACAAGAGTTTAATCCACTGTGTTGTGCTTTCGTTAATAAAGATATAAAGAATACAAGGATATAGTTATTATGCAACTATATTAAGTCGTATTGTGCTCTATAATATACGGATCCCTATAAAATAATAAGTTGGGGTTTTTCTATCATGTATTAAGAAGCCCAAAATGAAAATATTTAAAACTATTTTCATAGAAAAAGGGGTAAATTATTACAGTTTTGGCCACATATATAACAaaaagaaaattgaaaataaaaggaaaacaaGTGCCTGTTTTCCAGGACTGAAAAAATACAGGTTAGGTTAGTTTGTGGCTGCTGGGATTCGAGCCCAGGTCTCCACGGCCACAACGTGGAATTCTTACCACTAAACTACAGCCACTTTGTTGTTTATTTGCTTAATTTATGTCAATTATCCAAATATGAATTTACAGCGTATAGGTTTTGTTTTTGATACACACTTATGATGCGCGCGTCATTATTCACCgagtatgtttttttttattcaaaTGAGCGCAGTTATGTCGTGGGTGAGGAATGAAACCCTCAACTACATGGTTAGTAGCGTGAGAAAGTTCAAGTTGGAACTGTTCGTGTTCTTCATGTTCCTGCTGAGTATCAATATGCCGATATCTTTACTAAGGGACTTCCTCGGTTTCTCTTTAACCGTTTTCTATCCAGCTTGAGCGTCCGGCCTCCTTCCGCTCCAACTGCGGGGGCGTATTAGtgtaaatatgtaaatatttACTCATGATATTTAGCCTTGTAATTAGGAGATTCTTTGTATATTGTAACCCTATAATATCTTGTAAGCTATATCGTATCTTGTAAtcgagtcgggatccggtgagaac
The Silene latifolia isolate original U9 population chromosome 11, ASM4854445v1, whole genome shotgun sequence genome window above contains:
- the LOC141611579 gene encoding uncharacterized protein LOC141611579, translating into MNKMSRRNSHNFHLIYLLFTLSTFFQAILAVDYTVTNNAPTTQGGMVFSNQIGDSYAQQTLSSATDFIWQTFQETDVSNQKSVGQVDLIVVPSLPPNVVAETGNNQIQFTAEYLAGYNGDVKTEFTGVIYHEMTHVWQWNGNGQANGGLIEGIADYVRLKAGYIANGWAQPGDGSKWDEGYSVTARFLDYCDGLMSGFVAQLNNKMKDGYSDGFFQDLLGKSVDQLWSDYKAMYGH